Part of the Zingiber officinale cultivar Zhangliang chromosome 6A, Zo_v1.1, whole genome shotgun sequence genome, TCAGAGAGCTCAAACGCAACCCAATTTGGTTCTTGTGACTATTCTAAGGATGCGCTAGCTATAGAATTCCACATCGAAGTGCAGATTGACGAGCATAAATGACTCAACAAAGAAGAGCAGAGTTTCTCGTCGGCGGAAGGAGCTAGCTGGCTTCTTTTCCACTACCAGATGGCTCTGTTATCCTTGTTCCTCCTCCCATGGCTGCTCCCGTCTTCCTCCTCCGCAGTAATAGATCCGAGTGTACTGGATCCGTATTGCAATGATGTCCCTTACCCTTTTGGAATCTATAATTACTCTACCCGTTCCGAGAGTTACCCAGGCTTTGAACTCTACTGCAACTACAGTGGCGGCAGTCTCAAAGTCATGATCGGGGGCTCCTTGATCGACGTCATCGATATCTCACTGGAAGGCGGCTACCTGCGCGTGCTCGTAGCCCCCGCCAAAGTGTTTGGCTCCTGCCGCGTCGAATCAGGAAGAAGCGCGGGAGGCGTAGCAATCGCAGAAGGCGTCGAAGGCGCCGAAGGCGGCCTGCTCGACCTGCAGGGCACCCCCTACACCTACCACTCCACGAACAAATTCATGCTGCTTGGCTGCGATGCGATGGCCATAGTCAGGAACCGCAGTGGCCACATCATCAGCGGGTGCGTTGCCTTCTGTGTCAGCAACGGCGATAAGGAATACGGCCGGAACGACTGCTCCGGCGTCGGGTGCTGCCGGACCGCTTTCCCTTCGGGCCTCCAGTACGCCACCGTGGATCTGAAAAACATCCATAACTTGACAGTATCTACGGGGTTGGGCATACAACCGACAGAGGAGTGCAACGAGGCGTTCTTGATAGACGGGAACGAGTCATCCATCGCAGTCCAAAGTATCAAGAAACCGATCGTCCTGGACTGGTCCATAGGAAACAAGTCTTGCGAGGAAGTCCTCACGAAACATATTTGCGGCCCGCACGCCCACTGCAACAACTCGTTGGACGGATTGGGTTATCAGTGCAAATGCGATGATGGCTACGAAGGCAACCCTTATCGCAACCCTAATCCACATAAAGCAGCACATGAAGATGAAGGTTGCCGAGGTAATTAAGTAATTCCAACAATAGCCTAAAAGCCATTCGAAGGTCATGCTCCAGTGTGATCGCTTCTGTTCACGTCGAATCGTCTTGTGATGGATTTGCAATTTGCAGAAATCGACTCTTGCAAGCATTACGCGCAGAATTGTTCGTGGAAATGCGAAAAGAGAGACAGGTACCCGTACCACCATTGTGTTTGCCCACCAGGAACCACAGGAGATGGTAAAAAAGACGGCGATGGTTGCAAAAGAGACACTTATATTGAGATTGGTTTAGGTCGTCAATACAAATTCTGAATTACTATTCTTCTGATAAATTCTGCTTAAAGATCTAATCATCTTTCTCTGTTTCAGGAACTTCGTTGGCTCTTCTGGTCATATCACTAACAATGGGCTTCTGGGTTTTCTGTGAACTGAAGAAAAGGAAGCAGAGGAAATTAAAGCAGAAGCATTTTCTCCAAAATGGTGGCTTGCTGCTGCGACAGTACGTCTCTGAAAACCAATTCTTCGCTCGCATCTTCACCATCGAGGAACTTGAGCGAGCGACTGATAATTTCAACGAGAAAAACGTCGTCGGTCGCGGCGGATATGGGACTGTCTACAGAGGAACGGTGCTGCCGGATGGCGAGGTGGTGGCCATCAAGAAGTCCAAGTTCGTGGACGAGACCCAAATCGAGCAGTTCATCAACGAGGTGGTGATCCTCTCTAAAATCACCCACAGGAACGTGGTCAAGCTCCTGGGCTGCTGCTTGGAGACGGATGTACCGCTGTTAGTCTACGAGTTCATATCCAACGGCACGCTCTCGCAGCATCTTCATGAACAGAGAATGCCTACTTCCGGCCGGCTGTCATGGGAAACTCGGTTAAGAATCGCGACGGAAACGGCACGAGCCCTCGCGTTCTTACACTGCAAGGCCGCCTCCGTTCCGGTCGTCCACAGAGACGTGAAGTCGGCCAACATACTCTTGGACGAGAATTGCACGGCGAAGGTGTCGGATTTCGGAGCTTCGAGGCTGATCCCGATGAACCAGACTCATGTGACGACGCTAGTTCAAGGGACGATCGGGTACTTGGATCCGGAATACTTTCAGACATGCCAATTGACGGAGAAGAGCGACGTCTACAGCTTCGGAGTGGTTCTGCTTGAGCTGCTGACGACGGAGAAACCGTTGTCGTCTTCCAGAATGGGGACGGTGAGAAATATGGCATCGGATTTCATGGAGTACATGGTGGAGAAGGACGGCCGCGTGGGGGTTTTGGAGTTTCTGGATCGGCAGCTAGTGTGGGAGGCCAGGACGGCGTTGCCTGTTCTGGCGGTGGCGCAGTTGGCCAGGAGATGCCTGAACTTGAATGGGGAAGACAGACCGACGATGACGGAGGTAGCAATCGAGCTCACCGCGTTGAGGCGGCTGGCGATGCAGAGCGAGGAGTGGCGGGACCGGCGAATTAGAATGAGTCCGCGCCGGTTGACTGCTGTGGATGAGTCAATGTTCGACGAGGAAGACCGTCTGCTGTCGTAAAATTAACGTGTTAGACATTCATAAATAACATAAATGAATAAATCTTATCTTTTCAGATTCTCTCTCTCAGGATTATATATATAAGGTTGAGtgttataaaaattaatattaactttttgTCCCTATAAGCATCAAATATATTaccatataatattttttttataattttttatatgggAATATTGTTGAGCATATAAACGATAACGTATTGGACACGGTGAATCGATAGTTAACTGGTAGAAGATCTTTCTCTTCAAGGAGAAGTTTTCCTTCGATTCTGCGCATAAGAAAACGAGCCAACAAAATGTTAGTGCCTAGAAACTAGAGGAGTCTCTGGTGAAGGCCCTCCGATTAGGGGTATAAACGAACTGAATCGAACCGAATATGTAGAAAAATCTAAGGCTTGAATTTGgttcgaaataggtatattcgagttcgagctcgattcgaagctcgaaaatttcaaaattttttattcaaGTTCAGTTTgaattagggctcgggttcgaATTTGGCTTGAAAGATTCAAACATGTACGCGAACTATTTAAATTATTGCTTGAAAATAACTAATCGAAaagctcaaaatttatttatttaacttatattaataaaatattaaggttCGCGAGCGACTCATGAACATtcgaataatataatttgggctcgagtttGGCTCGAAAAAACGTTCAAACATGTTCAAGTTCGGCTCAAATTCGATaaattcaaatataaatcaaatatTTTTCGAGCCTGCTCGAAAGCTTGTGAACCGACTCGATTCGTTTGCACCCCtacctccaacgctcaagtcagtataaGTCATAACCGATGGATGAAGAACAGCAAGAACGTGTGCGCGAGAGTAAAGTTATAGATGTTCAGAGAACGTACCTTCACCACGGAGAGAACTCCCCTTTATATACCTCCTCACATAACTTTCACAGTCATGAGGTGACAAAATGTTTCAGAATTTGTTAGGTAGAGGGAATTGTACAGCCTAGGTAATGTGTAATGATTATCCGAGGAATCTTCTCTTTATCCACATGTATACTTCTTTTGTTGTTTGCAACTTCGGTTATGGTTGAAGTTGTTGAAGGAGTATGCTGTTATAATTGGTCTGCCCATGGAAGACATGATAGTCCCTATAAAGTtttcagaagaatattctctgacacataATTACTCTTTGAGGAGATGATTAgtccaaggattcacaccacaGCCATCCTTCCACTATGGAACCTCTCCTTCTCaatgttagttagaaccctagagccaatcatttgatgattgtattatggacttattatatcatattcttatataaataaaggcatgtattttggttattatacttacttgtattggtgccaaataaactaagtataatagtgtccttgagtagaaggttctcacctatatcaatcggttagttgaaccgatagtgagatgatatagggaacactactcttagtcattcctagtcgagtattaacattcagggataatgttaatgcaataaaactagcatgtaggtcaactcgatgacttgatctcacaagtcatggatatagatatatcaagttgacacatgggtatgcattagagaatgtatactaaatgacccgcaatgagaaagtatcatggatcgttatatgagtgtcatatactttctcatgtggctattagtatgactactagttcttagacctgaagtcaccatggatccctacataaggagttatgtactttggtttcgtcaaacgtcacccgtaactgggtggactataaaggcgattactgggtatgtaacgaattatgcagagggatgtgagtgatgtagatgggatctattcctcctatatgacgggagcgacatcgatattcttgataaagtgagactacgaagtgcatggccatgcccaaatgagtcaatatgagatattgagctcatttgatttagtgagtctacttggagttcaagatttagattgattagaggatgacacggtctatgcctcacattgatcaatctaggtatcttggatagaaggacacttgtcatatattgtgaggagtcacaattagtagtcacaaggtgatgttggatctcaacattcttataaattggatagtaatgatgtgttgctagatatcgctcattacttatgcttctaaatgggtttaggagcattgccaacgttataagaacctatagggtcacacacaaagggcaattagatgaagattaggttcatttgatgaacctaaaggattaggttcatgtgatgaaccaaattggattaagagtaatccaaattatgctaattgagttgaactcaatttggttcatgtgttaagtgagcctaatttggacttagattcattgaatcaatttaattcaatgaataaagattcattaaattaaaattgacttgaaccaatggttagatttgatcaaccatgggagagaagtggtcaagtttgacttgacttgagaggaagatgaagagtcaagtttgacttgactttatgccacctcattggtgagttggcattgagtgggccaatgatgatgctccacatcatcatggctacttaagtgagatgccacctcatgggagttaccaagagttgtgactcttggtatcccatggaggttacaacctccactaaagtggtcggccactttgatttcatgtggaaagtttcattttttttgtggtaactcccatcttcttcctctctagctttcttcttgctctccctctcctccattactgatctctaaggttgctagcacatccttagagatttttctccatctcttgcttgtgtggatacacatagagaagtgtctactttgacactttcgagatccggcgaaccaaggacgagcgggattgcgaagggcttcgcatcaagggtataacctttcttctttgtagatctactgtagatcgaggtttagaaactcgtactcgtaagtttttgaaagttttatcttcacacggatccggtggcgggggtttcggggtttccgcgacgcgaaaaagcggttttcgcggtccgaaaaacccaacactcagAACTAcgtcgaaggtggagaaaccttacaaggtttatagctctctctctctctctcaacagAAATAGCTCACAgtaacaaggaagaagaagacaagaGATTAAGATTTTGGGtataccttcttcttctttgagtGGCTTGAGATTGTAGCACTAGTGAGAGCTTGAGTGCTTGAACTTGAGCACTAGTGAGCAATAGAGATAATGGAGCATAATGGAACGGTGTTTGCAAGAGTTGCTTACGTTTTTCACTGAATATCCTTTTAAATGTCTTCAAAATGTAGACGTTTCTCACAGAAATGTCgctgtgaatcgattgggatacaTCTCCAATTGATTCTAAAGTATCCGTTGAGCGCCACCAATTCCAGATCAACAGTGCAGATTATTTTGtttgaatctcaatcgattgggtcaagaccttaatcgattgaaatcattaatcaattagagcTTCTGTTTCTTTTCGCGAAGAAGACATcacaattgatcggttgatcgattggttaccccccccaatcgattagttgatcgatctaGGAGTGtgttgtgttagttagagccctagagtcaatcatttgatgattgttgtatggactcgttgtatcatattcttgtatataaataaaggtatttctttatggttattatacttacttgtataggtgccaaataactaagtataatagtgtccttgagtagaaggttcatatctatatcaatcgattaattgaatcgatagtgagatgatatagagaacactacttttaatcattcctagtcaagtattaacattcagggacaatgttaatacgaagagactagcatgtaggtcaacacgatgacttgatctcacaagtcatggatatagagatatcaagttggcacatgggtatgcattggagaatgtatactgaatgacccgtcatgagaaagtatcatggatcgttatatgagtgtcatatactttcttatgtggctattagtataactactagtccttggacccgaagtcaccatggttccctacataaggagttgcatactttggcttcgtcaaacgtcacccgtaattgggtggactataaaggcgattactgggtatgtaacaaattatgcgaagggatgtgagtgatgtagatgggatctatccctcctatataacgggagtgacatcgttattcttgatagagtgagaccactaagtaaatggtcatgcccaaatgagtcaatatgagatattgagctcatttgattagagtgagtctacttggagttcaagatttagattgatcagaggatgacaccgtctatgcctcaaattgatcaatctagatgtcaaggatagaaggacattgtcatatattgtgaagagtcacaattagtagtcataaaggtgatgttggatctcaacattcttgtaacttgggtagcaatgatgtattgctagatgccgctcattgtttatgtttctaaataagatttagaaatattgccaacgttacaagaacctattgggtcacacacaaagaacgagtggatggagattaggttcatatgatgaaccaatttgattaggttcatatgaaccaaaaattggattaagagtaatccgaaTTAGATTTATTGGGTTACACTCAattggattcaattgttgaataagtctaatttagagttgattcattgagtcaatttatattaatgaattgtgattcattaaattgaaattgacttgaatcaaagattggatttaactcaacaaggaagatgtgtggtcaagtttgacttgaccaaatggaaagttgaaacatcaagtttgacttgactaaatgccacttcatgaaggatgactcatcctacatggcatggccaacaaatacattcttgccacatcatctccacatcatcaagggagagtaAAAGGCATGGAGtgtccatgtgtggccggccatatgaatgcaAGATTCATTGACATTGAATGTAATTTATTGGCATTCCATCtgtggtcggccatatgaatgcaagattcattaacattgaatgtaatttattgacattccatgtgtggccgaccaAATGAATATGAGATTCATTGGCATtgatttggtgtgttgttgtcatcttcctccttagctccttCTTGTTCTCATTCTCCTCTTGGCCGAGAGTTCCATGCAAGAAgggtgaaggtgagtgagtttaatccaagaagaaaggttaagtgaaagtcacatagagattttagagaaaTGTATGagaatcctcttcttctttttctctcctttcttcttccaatcccatccgagagcccttgagagtgctagcacacttgtggtgctctcttctctatctagagtggtttgagaatcacttcttgttcgtgtggatactcctagaggtgtgtacatttgaacacactcgagatccggcaatatttggacgagcgggatttgcgaagggcttcgcatcaaaggtatacctctctttcaagtagatctagagtagatctaggattataGAAACTTCTACACgaaattatgtttttaatcttcgcacggatccggtggtatgggacttcggggtttccacaacgcaaaaagtgatttttacggctcgaaagtcccaacatatTGTGCTTTCGTGTGAATAcccggtcaatcgattggttgatcgattggttacctccaattgatcagttgatcaatcCAAGGGTGCTCTGCACTTTCACGTGCATAACTAGTCAATTGATTggttacctccaatcgatcagctgatcaatccaggaGCGCTCTACACTTTCACATGAATAACTAGTCAATCGATCGGTTCATCGATTggttacctccaatcgatcagctgatcgatccaggagtgcTTTGTTGTCATAAAAGTGATTCTCAATTGATTAACTGATCGATTGTTGGTTTCCCAATTGATCTGCTGATTGATTTATACTTATTTCATCTACAGTTCAATTTATAACTAAAGCCAAATCATTTAAAGTACCTCATGCCAGATGAATGCCCTGTTCCCTAGACTTTGTGCCCGAAGCTTCCTCATCTCTGGGTCTTCATGCCAAGATTCCGGTCCTTGagctctttggatttttcttactTTACATCCGATCTTCGGACTTACAAGGGCTTCTCTTACCAAGAATCCGGTCTTCGAGCtttttggacttctcttgccttgcattgGGTCTTCTGACTTACAAGGGCTTCTCCTGTAAACTCACAATAACTAATGTTAGATCCAACatattaatctaaacttaaataattattaaaacattgaaacttccagggcatgattgcaccaataatctcccccttttgatttttgacaatctATTTGAGTTTAGGCTAATTCCCAACATATCATAATAATAACAGAATGATAAATAGTAATATTAAAATTAGCAAATCATCATGTTATTATTAAATTATCAAGTAAGTATGAATTTCAATTCAAATAAGCATAAACTTAAACTTATATCCCCTTCGCcaaatatcaaaagaaaattATAAGAGCTCTCCCTCAATGTGTGCATTAATTAATCACGATATATACTAAGAGCACTCCCCCAAGCACATGCGATCACAATATAGAAGTAGTTGCAGAACTAGACAGGAGCACTCCCCCTAAATCAAAGAACAATAGGGTACACCTCTACGTATCATGCAAACAGACACTTTGATAACAAGACAGAAGACACCGTGTCACAAACATGAAGTCATGCAAGtgatatatcatatatatatatatatatatatatatatatatatatatatatatatagcacacACAAAAAAAGTCTGAAGTGCATATCATAAGCAACAAGTCAAACAACCATATCCATACGAAAAGTGAGAGCGACATGTCATAACGAGACATAAAAATCAACCTTGTCATCCTCACCAGAAGCAGAAGCAGGAGCAAGAGCAGTACCCATGGGGGCATCTACATCAAGTGGGACATCACTCGCTAGAGGGGGAAGCTGAGAAGAGTGGCCCGACATCTAAGATCGCACTAAATCAGTCAAAGAGTCAAAGCTCACCTGCATAGCAATCAGTCGACGCTCAATGGCGGCAACCTCTGTACGCACCTCAATAATATCCATGCACAACTCCTCAAGGTGAGTGTCTCTGGTCTCCTCGAGTGTCTGAAGTTGAGCAACTCCAATGTGACCAGGACTTGGAGCAGGTGCCTCAACATCCTCCTTTGGATCAGCTGGCACAGGAATTGGTGCCTGtgctccccccccccccaaggTCGCCCCTCACCAAGTGTGTGTTGGTCGATCCATCACACACCATCCGAACCAGCCTCTATCCCAGTTTTTATCAAGGACCGTACAAATATCTTGGAATATGCAACGGTCATAGGCTCCAGCCTCCCCCGGGAGACATCAATGAGCATAGACTCTAACTAGTCTGTGATGATGTAGCCAAAAGACATATGGATTGTCCGATGCACTGGCTAAATGAAATGAACAATACACTGAAAGATGTTCAAGGTGATGTTGACATCAAGGAACTATCTCATGGCGTACAACAAAAATATGTTAGAGGGTCTGATGATTACTAGGGCACGGGAGATAATAAGTAAAAGACAGTTAATGACTATCTTAAACAATGCATTGTCCCTAGCTAACAACTCAAGGGAGGAGAATGTAGTAATATGCGCATTTGGAATGTTTGGAAGAGGACAACCAAATAGACTCTAATGCATAGAGTCAATGGTGATATCTCAAACGGTGGAGGTAAAAGATCAGAAAATGTGGGGTAAAATGCAAAAATCACTTGTCGATGGATGACATCCCAAAAAGAACTGAAGGATCTCACAAGAAAAATTTAAACTTCACTTGGTGACACGAGTTCGGTACATAACTCCATCAGATGTATgcaggttattatagaactcagataCAAGACCTTTATTGACACTCCTCTCACAATAGGCAATAGATTCAAGCTTAGAATGTTTGATTATGGTATAGACATCAAAACAAGATTCATGGTAAAATTGCCTATCAATGGACCTAGGAGAGATAAGCTAGAAGGTGTTTCGGTTAAATGCTTGCTGCAGAGCAGTATTTGGGAAATGCTGGTCAGTGGGGGGTAGGGGTCGGGGTAGAACTCGAGAAGACCCCTCACTAGATTACTAACCTTATGTTTCTTCTTAATCATGATTAATGAAATGCAATGCAAACAACATAATGCAAGAAATATAGGGCATAAATGATGCATGAGTGATATGCCATGTAGGAAACACACTAAGATTAGAAACCTAAAAACACTACTAAGTAGAATCTAGAAGAAAAATAGAGTTAAGGTGTAGAGTTTACTTAGGGTTCAGATTCCTCATCAACGTGGGAAGGATGGTCATAGAGTGAAACTGGTTGTATGACGACAAGATGAGTAGTAGAC contains:
- the LOC121995950 gene encoding wall-associated receptor kinase 5-like — encoded protein: MIGGSLIDVIDISLEGGYLRVLVAPAKVFGSCRVESGRSAGGVAIAEGVEGAEGGLLDLQGTPYTYHSTNKFMLLGCDAMAIVRNRSGHIISGCVAFCVSNGDKEYGRNDCSGVGCCRTAFPSGLQYATVDLKNIHNLTVSTGLGIQPTEECNEAFLIDGNESSIAVQSIKKPIVLDWSIGNKSCEEVLTKHICGPHAHCNNSLDGLGYQCKCDDGYEGNPYRNPNPHKAAHEDEGCREIDSCKHYAQNCSWKCEKRDRYPYHHCVCPPGTTGDGKKDGDGCKRDTYIEIGLGTSLALLVISLTMGFWVFCELKKRKQRKLKQKHFLQNGGLLLRQYVSENQFFARIFTIEELERATDNFNEKNVVGRGGYGTVYRGTVLPDGEVVAIKKSKFVDETQIEQFINEVVILSKITHRNVVKLLGCCLETDVPLLVYEFISNGTLSQHLHEQRMPTSGRLSWETRLRIATETARALAFLHCKAASVPVVHRDVKSANILLDENCTAKVSDFGASRLIPMNQTHVTTLVQGTIGYLDPEYFQTCQLTEKSDVYSFGVVLLELLTTEKPLSSSRMGTVRNMASDFMEYMVEKDGRVGVLEFLDRQLVWEARTALPVLAVAQLARRCLNLNGEDRPTMTEVAIELTALRRLAMQSEEWRDRRIRMSPRRLTAVDESMFDEEDRLLS